In a single window of the Thunnus maccoyii chromosome 7, fThuMac1.1, whole genome shotgun sequence genome:
- the si:ch211-221n20.8 gene encoding neurogenic locus notch homolog protein 1, translating into MTHLWTLLSALLLVLSVAQPEEDENEVLKNTELEFTKTQDLVIENAIGNLSEPTPSHTPTTSPLTSTVSLGSTLAPECPGNQVKLESSAGCGCPSSMLKDGDNCTCPVGFTLEGAAGCKDVDECDGEGPCGLHASCINTPGSYSCSCLRGYLMGAGGCQDIDECALAAVTGLQACQGDAECKNSPGSFSCLCPLGYVMALNGQTCIDVDECSFEEQCRRELGNVCVNTPGSFVCQCQLGFRAEAPACVGPVCPDYTVCQDVDECTESPAVCDGQGVCENTLGSYKCVCRPGYRGNGTHCEDENECASGGHGCDTNARCGNIIGSYFCQCYQGFNGDGHSCFDIDECALNNGHCEHNCTNEPGGYNCQCASGYQLNHDGHNCTDVDECLALNGSCEHICANTQGSFQCSCRPGYQLHIDGHTCVDIDECKLQNGGCSHTCTNSPGGHDCHCPPPLLLDTDNITCSNVSSCKLRNGGCEHICTVRAEGQVQCSCRAGWKLSEDLRSCVDVDECGDFTNGGCEHLCVNHPGGFNCSCREGYEVRTDDLTKCRPVCEPPCQNYGVCVAPNSCDCPPGYPGLGCSAMCSPPCAHGGTCMRWNKCLCPPGWTGAGCHTAVCELPCANGGRCVGPDTCQCPSDYTGHQCLLPLCTPACQNGGRCVDVNKCTCAGGWQGARCQIEPVQCQKPCKNSGVCVGLNRCRCAKGFTGSLCETAVTTPCVPPCQHGATCSPHNTCSCPEGTAGLRCERLTCPVVTTVVSMARAVRKAFKESYVDRCGPLGVQLCTKYRINQARVYLQAYRVGYKIQCPERKGR; encoded by the exons ATGACTCACCTCTGGACTCTCCTGTCAGCCCTGCTGCTGGTTTTGTCGGTGGCCCAACCTGAGGAAGATGAAAATGAAGTCctgaaaaacacagagctgGAGTTCACTAAGACACAG GACCTCGTGATTGAGAATGCCATCGGAAATCTCAGTGAACCCACACCAAGCCACACACCCACCACAT CTCCCTTGACTTCTACAGTTTCCCTGGGTTCCACTCTTGCTCCCGAGTGTCCAGGAAACCAGGTGAAGCTGGAGAGCAGCGCAGGTTGTGGCTGTCCATCCAGCATGTTGAAGGATGGAGACAACTGTACCTGCCCTGTTGGCTTCACTCTGGAGGGAGCAGCAGGGTGTAAAG ATGTTGACGAGTGTGACGGAGAGGGGCCATGTGGTCTCCATGCCAGCTGCATTAATACCCCCGGCTCTTACTCATGTAGCTGTCTCCGTGGTTACCTGATGGGTGCTGGAGGGTGCCAGG ATATAGACGAGTGTGCTCTGGCTGCAGTGACGGGCCTGCAGGCCTGCCAGGGTGATGCTGAATGCAAAAACAGCCCTGGCTCCTTCAGCTGCTTGTGCCCTCTGGGATATGTAATGGCTCTTAATGGACAGACCTGTATAG ATGTGGATGAGTGTAGCTTCGAGGAGCAGTGTCGCCGTGAGctgggaaatgtgtgtgtgaacactcCTGGCAGCTTTGTGTGCCAGTGCCAGCTGGGCTTCAGAGCAGAGGCCCCTGCTTGTGTCG GTCCTGTGTGTCCAGACTACACCGTGTGTCAAG ATGTGGATGAATGTACAGAGAGTCCTGCGGTGTGTGATGgtcagggtgtgtgtgagaacacGCTTGGGAGCTACAAGTGTGTTTGTCGGCCAGGTTACCGGGGAAACGGCACACACTGCGAAG aTGAGAACGAGTGTGCATCAGGTGGTCACGGTTGTGACACCAACGCTCGGTGTGGCAACATTATTGGCTCGTATTTCTGCCAGTGCTACCAGGGCTTCAATGGAGATGGACACTCTTGTTTTG ACATCGATGAGTGTGCTTTGAACAACGGCCACTGTGAACACAACTGCACCAACGAGCCAGGAGGGTACAACTGCCAGTGTGCCTCTGGCTACCAGCTGAACCATGATGGACACAACTGCACAG ATGTGGATGAGTGTTTGGCACTGAACGGGAGCTGTGAGCACATTTGTGCCAACACTCAGGGATCCTTCCAGTGCTCCTGCAGGCCCGGTTACCAGCTGCACATTGATGGCCACACCTGTGTAG ACATCGATGAATGTAAACTCCAGAATGGCGGCTGCTCCCACACTTGCACCAATTCTCCAGGAGGACATGATTGCCACTGCCCACCTCCTCTGCTGCTAGACACAGACAACATCACCTGCAGCA ATGTTTCATCCTGTAAGCTGAGAAATGGTGGTTGTGAGCACATATGCACTGTGAGGGCTGAAGGCCAGGTCCAGTGTAGCTGTCGAGCAGGCTGGAAGCTGAGTGAGGACCTGAGGAGCTGCGTGG ATGTGGACGAATGCGGGGACTTCACTAACGGAGGCTGTGAGCATCTCTGTGTGAACCATCCTGGTGGGTTTAACTGTTCCTGCAGGGAAGGGTATGAAGTTCGAACTGATGACCTCACCAAGTGCCGGC CTGTGTGTGAGCCTCCCTGTCAGAACTACGGAGTATGTGTGGCCCCAAACAGCTGTGACTGTCCTCCAGGCTACCCTGGTCTGGGCTGCTCAG CCATGTGTTCGCCACCCTGTGCCCATGGGGGAACCTGCATGCGCTGGAACAAGTGTTTGTGTCCTCCAGGCTGGACTGGAGCCGGCTGCCACACAG CGGTTTGTGAGTTGCCCTGTGCCAATGGTGGTCGCTGTGTGGGGCCTGATACCTGCCAATGTCCCTCTGACTACACCGGGCATCAGTGCCTCTTGC CCCTGTGCACGCCTGCCTGTCAAAACGGGGGAAGATGTGTGGATGTCAATAAGTGCACCTGTGCTGGTGGATGGCAAGGAGCTCGCTGCCAGATAG AGCCTGTTCAGTGTCAGAAGCCGTGTAAGAACAGCGGAGTGTGTGTGGGCCTCAACAGGTGCCGCTGTGCCAAAGGTTTCACTGGAAGTCTCTGTGAAACAg CGGTGACCACCCCCTGTGTGCCACCCTGCCAGCACGGAGCCACCTGCAGTCCCCACAACACCTGCAGCTGTCCAGAGGGCACTGCAGGCCTGCGCTGTGAGAGACT GACGTGCCCTGTGGTCACCACGGTGGTCAGTATGGCTCGAGCAGTGAGGAAGGCGTTTAAAGAGAGTTACGTTGACCGCTGTGGACCGCTGGGAGTTCAGCTTTGCACGAAATACAG gatAAACCAGGCACGTGTGTACCTGCAGGCCTACAGGGTGGGCTACAAAATCCAGTGTCCAGAGAGGAAGGGCAGATGA